Proteins encoded together in one Solidesulfovibrio fructosivorans JJ] window:
- a CDS encoding cysteine-rich small domain-containing protein, with protein sequence MQHSYRFFQNTACKYFPCHPGADPETFNCLLCFCPLYFLENCGGDCEMRQGVKDCTPCLRPHRPEGYDEILDRLRQEAAARRQAWQAEQREKEEAEADE encoded by the coding sequence ATGCAACACAGCTACCGTTTCTTCCAAAATACCGCCTGTAAGTACTTCCCCTGCCACCCAGGGGCCGACCCCGAAACCTTCAACTGCCTGCTGTGCTTCTGCCCGCTCTACTTCCTGGAAAACTGCGGCGGCGACTGCGAAATGCGCCAGGGCGTCAAGGACTGCACCCCCTGCCTGCGCCCCCACCGCCCCGAAGGCTACGACGAGATTCTGGACAGGCTCCGCCAGGAAGCCGCTGCCAGGCGTCAGGCCTGGCAAGCGGAGCAACGGGAGAAGGAGGAGGCTGAGGCTGACGAATGA
- a CDS encoding VgrG-related protein, producing the protein MAIETTNSAAGEIFKKAAARVPGTARIGKDPRVFATMLQSGYGINGAIGKSDNPLISKENMITGLEMLSGKGSSDEDAALAMLGYDSGAKGLTGLTGGQGGLDKFQGNALATLSRLAMQQEVAEAKAAAPPAAPRGGSSVRRVVDKSSVRMAVNPSSRHPDDLGHLGRTVAQSEGGGFTQREEELLLAAAGAENILAETSRVEAAKDEAKATRKVLPSTLQFKAGRLSAQYESNCEIDCIGYDRRGGTSYGQYQIASKTGTMDYFIKFLDDKAPDLAARLKAAGPADTGGRSGRMPTVWKRIAASDPRRFEALQHEFIRSSSYSPAAKSIVLTTGVDVTKRSYALREVLWSTAVQHGPGGAERIFSQAIEKAEGSAGRQDFDKAVIEEVYRIRSRKFFRHNKRVREAVQSRFRDEKTTAIALLDGVSA; encoded by the coding sequence ATGGCCATAGAGACCACCAATTCCGCCGCAGGGGAAATTTTCAAGAAAGCCGCCGCCCGGGTGCCGGGGACGGCCAGGATCGGCAAGGATCCCCGCGTGTTCGCGACCATGCTGCAAAGCGGGTACGGAATCAACGGCGCGATTGGCAAGTCGGATAACCCTCTGATTTCAAAAGAAAACATGATTACCGGCCTGGAGATGCTTTCCGGCAAGGGATCCTCCGATGAGGACGCGGCGCTAGCCATGTTGGGCTATGATAGCGGTGCCAAGGGATTGACGGGATTGACGGGAGGGCAGGGCGGTCTGGATAAATTTCAGGGCAATGCGTTGGCCACGTTGTCCCGGTTGGCCATGCAGCAGGAGGTTGCCGAGGCCAAGGCCGCCGCGCCGCCGGCCGCGCCCCGGGGCGGCTCCAGCGTGCGTCGGGTCGTTGACAAATCTTCGGTGCGCATGGCGGTCAATCCCAGTTCCCGCCATCCCGACGATCTCGGCCATTTGGGCCGCACGGTGGCGCAATCCGAGGGCGGCGGGTTCACGCAGCGCGAGGAGGAACTGCTTCTGGCCGCGGCCGGGGCGGAGAACATCCTGGCCGAGACGTCCCGGGTGGAGGCGGCCAAGGACGAGGCCAAGGCCACACGCAAGGTGTTGCCGTCGACGCTCCAGTTCAAGGCCGGACGCTTGAGCGCCCAGTACGAGTCCAACTGCGAGATCGACTGCATCGGCTACGACCGGCGCGGCGGCACGTCCTACGGCCAGTACCAGATTGCCTCCAAGACCGGCACCATGGATTATTTCATTAAATTCCTGGATGACAAGGCTCCGGATCTGGCCGCGCGCCTCAAGGCCGCCGGCCCGGCCGACACCGGGGGAAGGAGCGGGCGCATGCCCACGGTCTGGAAGCGGATCGCGGCTTCCGATCCCCGGCGTTTCGAGGCCTTGCAGCACGAATTCATCCGTTCGAGCAGCTATTCCCCGGCGGCCAAGAGCATTGTGCTGACCACGGGCGTGGATGTGACCAAGCGGTCCTATGCCTTGCGCGAGGTGCTGTGGAGCACGGCGGTGCAGCATGGCCCGGGCGGGGCGGAGCGGATTTTCTCCCAGGCCATCGAGAAGGCCGAGGGTTCGGCAGGACGTCAGGACTTTGACAAAGCCGTGATCGAGGAAGTCTACCGGATTCGGAGCCGGAAGTTCTTCCGCCACAACAAGCGGGTGCGCGAGGCGGTCCAGTCCCGGTTCCGCGACGAGAAGACCACGGCCATCGCCTTGCTCGACGGCGTTTCGGCCTGA
- a CDS encoding YibE/F family protein, giving the protein MLARTDRRDVLLVALFTALTVALLYWPTGFENRLPSDAVQVKARILDVDNAHVHQYGIVREGEQRVTAVPLSGPFAGQRITADNILLGKLELDKIFAPGETALLVLSLRDGKIVSAVAKDHWRLGLQGLLLGVFALFLALYAGWTGVKAVLSFLFAALLLWKVLVPLFLQGYDPLIVTLCVLAVLMAAIIFLVGGVGRRSLAAYLGALAGIAVTCLLALATAPGFALPGAVKPYAETLLYTGYAHLNLGRMFLATICLGASGAIMDVAMDVAASQSEVVAHNPGIGPGRLCLSGFRVGRIVVGTMATTLLLAYCGGSLALLMVFMAQGVPLINVATMPHVAAEIANTLVGSFGLVTAAPLTAIAGALLLRR; this is encoded by the coding sequence ATGCTCGCCCGGACCGACCGGCGCGACGTGCTGCTGGTCGCGCTTTTCACCGCCCTGACCGTGGCCCTGCTCTATTGGCCGACAGGCTTTGAAAACAGGCTCCCCAGCGACGCCGTGCAGGTCAAGGCCCGCATCCTCGACGTGGACAACGCCCACGTGCACCAGTACGGCATCGTGCGCGAAGGCGAACAGCGCGTCACCGCCGTGCCGCTGTCCGGGCCCTTTGCCGGGCAACGCATCACCGCCGACAACATCCTGCTCGGCAAGCTCGAACTCGATAAGATTTTCGCCCCGGGCGAGACGGCCCTGCTCGTGCTGTCGCTGCGTGACGGCAAGATCGTTTCGGCCGTGGCCAAGGACCACTGGCGGCTCGGGCTGCAAGGGCTGCTGCTCGGCGTCTTTGCCCTGTTTCTGGCCCTTTACGCCGGCTGGACAGGCGTCAAGGCCGTGCTCTCCTTTCTCTTCGCGGCCCTGCTCCTGTGGAAGGTGCTGGTGCCGCTTTTCCTTCAGGGCTACGATCCGCTTATCGTCACCCTCTGCGTCCTGGCCGTGCTCATGGCCGCCATCATTTTCCTCGTCGGCGGCGTCGGCCGGCGATCGCTCGCCGCCTACCTCGGCGCGCTGGCGGGCATCGCCGTCACCTGCCTGCTCGCCCTGGCCACCGCTCCCGGCTTCGCCCTGCCCGGCGCGGTCAAACCCTACGCCGAAACGCTTCTCTACACCGGCTACGCCCACCTCAACCTCGGCCGCATGTTTCTGGCCACCATCTGCCTCGGGGCCAGCGGCGCCATCATGGACGTGGCCATGGACGTGGCCGCCAGCCAGTCCGAAGTCGTCGCCCATAACCCGGGCATCGGCCCCGGCCGGCTGTGCCTCTCGGGATTTCGTGTCGGCCGCATCGTGGTCGGCACCATGGCCACCACACTGCTTTTGGCCTACTGCGGCGGCAGTCTCGCGCTCCTTATGGTCTTCATGGCCCAGGGCGTGCCGCTCATAAACGTCGCCACCATGCCCCACGTCGCCGCCGAAATCGCCAACACCCTCGTCGGCAGCTTCGGCCTCGTCACCGCCGCGCCGCTCACCGCCATCGCCGGCGCGCTGCTGCTGCGACGGTAA
- a CDS encoding lysozyme inhibitor LprI family protein, whose protein sequence is MRVWFGAAFFAAVLAFFTGGARAQTQMEMNVAACDAAKKADAELNAAYAAVLEKNKDDPVFIRKLKVAERAWLAFRDAELAARYPAEDKAAAYGSMYNFCYCNALAELTRKRAAALAPWRDGVPEGDGCTGSYPVR, encoded by the coding sequence ATGCGCGTTTGGTTCGGCGCGGCGTTCTTTGCCGCCGTGTTGGCGTTTTTCACTGGCGGCGCACGCGCCCAGACCCAGATGGAAATGAACGTCGCGGCCTGCGATGCGGCCAAGAAGGCCGATGCGGAACTCAATGCCGCCTATGCCGCCGTCTTGGAAAAGAACAAGGACGATCCGGTTTTCATCAGGAAACTGAAGGTCGCCGAGCGGGCCTGGCTGGCCTTTCGCGACGCCGAACTCGCCGCCCGCTACCCGGCCGAGGACAAGGCCGCTGCCTACGGTTCGATGTATAATTTCTGCTATTGCAATGCGCTGGCCGAACTGACCCGCAAGCGCGCGGCGGCACTCGCGCCCTGGCGCGACGGCGTTCCCGAGGGGGATGGCTGTACGGGAAGCTACCCGGTCAGATAA
- a CDS encoding peroxiredoxin family protein — translation MRRLFALPAALLLLFLSAAPALAVEASEAPGAHPLAPGTPFPDVSLTGEVSPQAAAYLGVTAGKRATPINAVKAEVLVVEIFSMYCPFCQREAPNVNALHSLIDKRGLGNRIKIVGIGAGNSEAEVNLFRQKYAVPFPLFSDADFDVHNQVGQVGTPFFYILKKKPQGGFVVLQASLGAFGAPADFLGAIIRAAGL, via the coding sequence ATGAGACGCCTTTTCGCCCTGCCCGCCGCCCTGCTGCTCCTTTTCCTGTCCGCCGCCCCGGCCCTGGCCGTGGAAGCGTCCGAGGCCCCGGGGGCCCATCCCCTGGCTCCGGGAACGCCCTTTCCCGACGTGTCGCTCACAGGCGAGGTCAGCCCGCAGGCAGCCGCCTACCTCGGCGTCACAGCGGGCAAGCGCGCCACGCCCATAAACGCCGTGAAAGCCGAAGTGCTCGTGGTCGAGATCTTCAGCATGTACTGCCCGTTTTGCCAACGCGAAGCGCCCAACGTCAACGCGCTCCACAGCCTCATCGACAAGCGGGGCCTTGGCAACCGCATCAAGATCGTCGGCATCGGGGCCGGCAACTCCGAGGCGGAAGTGAACCTCTTCCGCCAGAAATACGCCGTGCCCTTTCCGCTTTTTTCCGACGCCGACTTCGATGTGCACAACCAGGTCGGACAGGTGGGGACGCCGTTTTTCTACATCCTGAAAAAAAAGCCCCAAGGCGGTTTCGTCGTGCTCCAGGCAAGCCTCGGCGCTTTCGGCGCGCCAGCCGACTTTCTCGGGGCCATTATCCGGGCGGCCGGCCTGTAA
- the rbr gene encoding rubrerythrin, whose amino-acid sequence MKTLKGSKTEKNILTAFSGESQARNRYTYFASKAKKEGYEQIAAIFTETADQEKEHAKRLFKYLEGGEVEITGVFPAGVIGDTMANLREAEGGESYEENEMYPSFAAVAREEGYPEVAATFDNIAKAEGFHKRRYGALADNIEAGKVFKREGKVVWRCRNCGFPIESDHAPDKCPACEHPQAYFEIAPENW is encoded by the coding sequence ATGAAAACGCTTAAGGGTTCCAAAACCGAAAAGAACATCCTGACAGCCTTCTCCGGCGAGTCCCAGGCCAGAAACCGCTACACCTACTTCGCCTCGAAAGCCAAAAAGGAAGGATACGAACAGATCGCCGCCATCTTCACCGAAACCGCCGACCAGGAAAAGGAACACGCCAAGCGCCTGTTCAAGTACCTGGAAGGCGGCGAGGTCGAAATCACGGGCGTCTTCCCGGCCGGGGTCATCGGCGACACCATGGCCAACCTGCGCGAGGCAGAGGGCGGGGAGTCCTACGAGGAAAACGAGATGTACCCCTCCTTCGCCGCCGTCGCCCGCGAGGAAGGCTACCCCGAAGTGGCCGCCACCTTCGACAACATCGCCAAGGCCGAGGGTTTCCACAAACGCCGCTACGGCGCGCTCGCCGACAACATCGAGGCCGGCAAGGTGTTCAAGCGCGAGGGAAAGGTCGTGTGGCGCTGCCGCAACTGCGGCTTCCCCATCGAGTCCGACCACGCCCCGGACAAGTGCCCGGCCTGCGAACACCCGCAAGCCTACTTCGAGATCGCTCCCGAGAACTGGTAA
- a CDS encoding peroxiredoxin produces MRTASLPFVLALLLAAFPAMAATGGTGVPANHIYPVGHLAPTDSHLAVAVGQPMPDFDLPGIDGSRVRLSDYKGKKNLVISFVPAAWTPVCSGQWPGYNIAKEAFEANDTALVGISVDNIPTLFAWTREMGGLWFPVASDFWPHGGLAKKLGILRSDGVAERALFLVDKKGVIRFIDVHDINTRPDLGVLLDAMKRAQAGD; encoded by the coding sequence ATGCGCACCGCATCACTGCCGTTTGTCCTGGCCCTCCTGCTCGCCGCCTTCCCCGCCATGGCCGCGACCGGCGGCACGGGCGTGCCGGCCAACCACATCTACCCGGTGGGGCATCTCGCCCCCACGGACAGCCACCTCGCCGTGGCCGTGGGCCAGCCCATGCCCGACTTCGACCTGCCGGGCATAGACGGTTCGCGGGTGCGGCTTTCGGACTACAAGGGCAAGAAGAACCTGGTCATCTCCTTTGTCCCCGCCGCCTGGACGCCGGTGTGCTCGGGCCAGTGGCCGGGCTACAACATCGCCAAGGAAGCTTTCGAGGCCAACGATACGGCCCTTGTGGGCATAAGCGTCGACAACATCCCCACCCTTTTCGCCTGGACCCGCGAGATGGGCGGCCTGTGGTTCCCCGTGGCCTCGGACTTCTGGCCCCATGGCGGCCTGGCGAAAAAACTCGGCATCCTGCGCTCCGACGGCGTGGCCGAACGCGCCCTTTTTCTGGTGGACAAAAAAGGCGTCATCCGCTTCATTGATGTCCACGACATCAATACCCGTCCCGACCTCGGCGTGCTGCTCGACGCCATGAAACGCGCGCAGGCGGGCGATTGA
- a CDS encoding trans-sulfuration enzyme family protein, translated as MEYARLGEHTRCVRAGERLDRTVGGVTTPIHTAAAYMAAPDVDGAYRYPRYNNIPTQLAPAEKLAALEGAEAAIVLASGMAAISSSLLAVLGAGDHLVLQADLYGGTHRFLLAELTRLGIGYTCVPDADAASLEAAVTEKTRAVYIETPSNPLLRIVDLEAVAAMARRRGLVSIIDNTFASPINQRPLDFDFDIVVHSGTKYLNGHSDLNCGAVATSRALMAAVRERAVNFGQTLNTYDCYLLERGMKTLALRMAKHNDNAMAVARFLAGRKGVAVVHYPGLATHPGHETAKRQMRGFGGMLSFELDCAPQAARTFMDRLELALEAVSLGGVETLACFPAVTSHAKMTREARLAMGVSDTLVRFSAGCEDAADIIADLGQALDAAGIA; from the coding sequence ATGGAGTACGCGCGATTGGGAGAGCATACGCGTTGCGTGCGGGCCGGCGAACGCCTGGACAGAACGGTCGGCGGGGTGACCACGCCCATCCATACGGCGGCCGCCTACATGGCCGCGCCGGACGTGGACGGGGCCTACCGGTATCCGCGCTACAACAACATTCCGACCCAGCTCGCGCCGGCCGAAAAGCTGGCCGCCCTGGAAGGGGCCGAAGCGGCCATCGTCCTGGCCTCGGGCATGGCCGCCATCTCCTCGTCCCTGCTGGCAGTCTTGGGCGCCGGCGACCATCTCGTGCTCCAAGCCGACCTGTACGGCGGCACCCACCGCTTTCTTTTGGCCGAGCTGACGCGCCTCGGCATCGGCTACACCTGCGTTCCGGACGCCGACGCGGCCAGCCTGGAGGCGGCCGTGACCGAAAAGACCAGGGCCGTCTATATCGAAACGCCGAGCAATCCGCTGTTGCGCATCGTGGACCTCGAGGCCGTCGCCGCCATGGCCCGGCGGCGCGGGCTCGTGTCCATCATCGACAACACCTTTGCCTCGCCCATCAACCAGCGGCCGCTCGACTTCGACTTCGACATCGTCGTGCACAGCGGCACGAAATACCTAAACGGCCACAGCGACCTCAACTGCGGGGCCGTGGCCACCTCGCGCGCTCTCATGGCGGCCGTGCGCGAGCGGGCCGTCAACTTCGGCCAAACCCTCAACACCTACGACTGCTATCTGCTGGAGCGCGGCATGAAGACGCTGGCCCTGCGCATGGCCAAGCACAACGACAACGCCATGGCCGTGGCCCGGTTTCTGGCCGGAAGAAAGGGCGTCGCCGTGGTGCATTATCCGGGCCTGGCCACGCATCCCGGGCACGAGACGGCCAAGCGCCAGATGCGCGGCTTCGGCGGCATGCTGTCCTTCGAACTCGACTGCGCCCCGCAAGCCGCCCGGACGTTCATGGACCGGCTCGAACTGGCCCTGGAAGCGGTGAGCCTCGGCGGGGTGGAGACGTTGGCCTGCTTTCCGGCCGTGACCTCCCACGCCAAAATGACGCGCGAGGCCAGGCTCGCCATGGGCGTTTCGGACACGCTGGTGCGCTTTTCGGCGGGCTGCGAGGACGCGGCGGACATCATCGCCGACCTGGGACAAGCCCTGGACGCGGCCGGCATTGCCTGA
- a CDS encoding carboxymuconolactone decarboxylase family protein: MAEASLSRHYQMLARNYPAFMSALDNLAKAARQCGPLDEKTIQLVQMAAAAARGSETSVSSHARRAVRAGAKTEEICQALLVLATTIGFPATAAAIKWAEKYLDE; encoded by the coding sequence ATGGCGGAAGCCTCGCTGTCCAGGCATTACCAGATGCTTGCGCGCAACTATCCCGCATTCATGTCGGCCCTTGACAACCTGGCTAAAGCGGCGCGCCAGTGCGGCCCCCTGGACGAAAAAACCATCCAGCTCGTGCAGATGGCCGCGGCCGCGGCCCGGGGATCGGAAACATCCGTAAGCAGTCACGCCCGCCGCGCCGTCCGGGCCGGCGCCAAAACCGAGGAAATCTGCCAGGCCCTGCTGGTCCTGGCCACGACCATCGGCTTTCCCGCCACGGCCGCCGCGATCAAGTGGGCGGAAAAGTACCTGGACGAATGA
- a CDS encoding lytic transglycosylase domain-containing protein yields MLRFLPAFLAWGAFFFLPAVSFAYTLYGYEDEYGIVHLSEEKRDEHAVLLYEGPSDPKWGFPAIKKRIHALSAVAQNRNEAWIRDATRAYVRMGTAPLGPSGYPAVIESGPLLDLVRAKSRAYGLAPELLYAVIEQESRFTARAVSPKGAAGLMQLMPETQATFGVADPFDPERNVTIGAKFLRALIARFGTLPLALAAYNAGPETVARSGGIPNIPETQNYVARIMARYAMLQESHPGLAPKKPVHAPGRRKAKTKR; encoded by the coding sequence CCTGCCGGCCTTCCTCGCCTGGGGGGCCTTCTTTTTTCTGCCCGCGGTCTCTTTCGCCTACACGCTGTACGGCTACGAGGACGAGTACGGCATCGTGCATTTGAGCGAGGAAAAGCGGGACGAGCATGCCGTGCTGCTCTACGAGGGTCCGAGCGACCCCAAGTGGGGCTTTCCGGCCATAAAAAAACGCATCCATGCCCTGAGCGCGGTGGCGCAAAACCGCAACGAGGCCTGGATACGCGACGCCACCCGGGCCTATGTGCGCATGGGTACCGCGCCGCTCGGGCCTTCCGGCTACCCGGCGGTCATCGAATCCGGACCGCTTCTGGACCTCGTGCGCGCCAAAAGCCGGGCCTACGGCCTGGCCCCGGAGCTGCTCTACGCCGTCATCGAGCAGGAATCGCGCTTCACCGCCCGTGCCGTCTCGCCAAAGGGCGCGGCCGGGCTCATGCAGCTTATGCCCGAAACCCAGGCCACCTTCGGCGTGGCCGATCCCTTCGACCCGGAGCGCAACGTGACCATCGGCGCGAAGTTCCTGCGCGCGCTCATCGCCCGTTTCGGCACCCTGCCCCTGGCGCTCGCCGCCTACAATGCCGGCCCGGAAACCGTGGCCCGTTCGGGCGGCATCCCCAACATACCGGAGACGCAAAACTACGTGGCCCGGATCATGGCCCGCTACGCCATGCTCCAGGAAAGCCATCCCGGCTTGGCCCCGAAAAAGCCCGTCCATGCGCCCGGCCGGCGCAAGGCGAAGACGAAACGGTAG
- a CDS encoding alkaline phosphatase has translation MRRYVLPPFAAASINRVAWIVLALLFLSAVAARADSGAAPKYVFYFIGDGMAMPQRSAAEYYLAAKDGDGKPGVVKLAMDKMPVQGLTSTYSLNSIITDSGAAGTALATGFKTNNGAISVDKDKKPVATLAEMARDKGMKVGVVSSVSLDHATPACFYSHQASRNNYYEIALDVAKSGFDYFGGGGFKDPTGKKSKKEGDKPDALEVMKKAGYTVATDRKDIMAAKPGTKLVAINPELDHSKAMPYALDGDKKGLTLAEFTTKGISQLDNPKGFFLMVEGGKIDWACHANDALASIEDTLAFDAAVAEAVKFAQKHPNETLIVVTGDHECGGLTLGFAGTRYGNYYQYLKDQKVSFEDFSKKLAAYKKAHNVADAKFEDVVPMIKESFGLIVPTAADLEAMKQNPVKYSSSHTSPADPHGMYLRDYELDAVKAAFARSMKGEKEKSEDEMDYRAYGGYEPLAVTLTHILDNKAGIGWTSYSHTGVPVVTSAMGPGSQAFSGYYDNTDVAKKIMAAMGQKAVASN, from the coding sequence ATGCGCCGATATGTCCTGCCGCCGTTCGCGGCGGCTTCCATCAATCGCGTGGCCTGGATCGTCCTGGCCCTGCTTTTCCTGTCCGCTGTCGCGGCGCGGGCCGATTCCGGCGCCGCGCCGAAGTACGTCTTCTATTTCATCGGCGACGGCATGGCCATGCCCCAGCGCAGCGCCGCCGAGTACTACCTGGCCGCCAAGGACGGCGACGGCAAGCCCGGCGTCGTCAAGCTGGCCATGGACAAGATGCCGGTCCAGGGCCTGACCAGCACCTATTCGCTCAACTCCATCATCACCGATTCCGGCGCGGCCGGCACGGCCCTGGCCACCGGGTTCAAGACCAACAATGGGGCCATCAGCGTCGACAAGGACAAGAAGCCCGTGGCCACCCTGGCCGAGATGGCCCGCGACAAGGGCATGAAGGTCGGCGTCGTCTCCAGCGTCTCCCTGGACCACGCCACCCCGGCCTGCTTCTATTCCCACCAGGCCAGCCGCAATAATTACTACGAGATCGCCCTGGACGTGGCCAAAAGCGGCTTCGACTACTTCGGCGGCGGCGGTTTCAAGGACCCCACCGGCAAGAAGTCCAAAAAGGAAGGCGACAAGCCCGATGCCCTGGAAGTCATGAAAAAGGCCGGCTACACCGTGGCCACCGACCGCAAGGACATCATGGCCGCCAAGCCCGGCACCAAGCTCGTGGCCATCAATCCCGAACTCGACCACAGCAAGGCTATGCCCTACGCCCTGGACGGCGACAAGAAAGGGCTGACCCTTGCCGAATTCACCACCAAGGGCATCAGCCAGCTCGACAACCCCAAGGGCTTTTTCCTGATGGTCGAAGGCGGCAAGATCGACTGGGCCTGCCACGCCAACGACGCGCTCGCCTCCATCGAGGACACCCTGGCCTTCGACGCCGCCGTGGCCGAGGCCGTCAAGTTCGCCCAGAAGCACCCGAACGAGACCCTCATCGTCGTCACCGGCGACCATGAGTGCGGCGGCCTGACCCTCGGTTTCGCCGGCACCCGCTACGGCAACTACTACCAGTACCTCAAAGACCAGAAGGTCTCCTTCGAGGACTTCTCCAAGAAGCTCGCCGCGTACAAGAAGGCCCACAACGTTGCGGATGCCAAATTCGAGGACGTGGTGCCCATGATCAAGGAGAGCTTCGGGCTTATCGTGCCCACCGCCGCCGACCTGGAGGCCATGAAGCAAAATCCCGTCAAATACTCCTCGAGCCATACCTCTCCGGCCGACCCGCACGGCATGTACCTGCGCGACTACGAGCTCGACGCCGTCAAGGCCGCCTTCGCCCGCAGCATGAAGGGCGAAAAGGAAAAGTCCGAGGACGAGATGGATTACCGGGCCTACGGCGGCTACGAGCCCCTGGCCGTGACCCTGACCCACATCCTGGACAACAAGGCCGGCATCGGCTGGACCAGCTACTCCCACACCGGCGTGCCCGTCGTGACCTCGGCCATGGGCCCCGGTTCCCAGGCCTTCTCCGGCTACTACGACAACACCGACGTGGCCAAAAAGATCATGGCCGCCATGGGCCAGAAGGCCGTGGCCAGCAACTAG